The Amycolatopsis viridis genome window below encodes:
- a CDS encoding molybdopterin oxidoreductase family protein: protein MSLSGTTVAPREFPANGGGLCQKGWTAGSLLTTPQRLTTPLVRSGAELVPATWDEALDLVARRITEIQAGHGRDAIAVFGGGGLTNEKSYLLGKFARVALGTSQVDYNGRFCMSSAAAAGTKAFGLDRGLPFPLTDIGDADAVLLIGSNPAETMPPFMQHLRKAIDAGGLVVVDPRRTPTAEQASLHLAPAPGTDLALALGILHALVAENLVDRDYVARRTRGFEAVWRIAVRWWPERVERITGVAAADQRRVASLLATARNAYVLTARGTEQHASGSDTVSAWINLALALGLPGRAGSGYGCLTGQGNGQGGREHGQKADQLPGYRRIDDPAAREHVARVWGVDPASLPGPGRSAYELLDALGTATGPKAMLVFGSNVVVSAPRSAHVVQRLRSLDLLVVADFVLSETAAMADVVLPVTQWAEESGTMTNLEGRVLLRQKAIDPPDGVRTDLEVLSGLARRLGQPAQRFPVRAEAVFAELREASRGGLADYSGVTYDRLRDGEALHWPVPGTDHPGTPRMFLDSFAHPDGRARFVPVEHRGPAEPVDDEFPLIATTGRVLQHYQSGAQTRRIAELSEAVPEVYVEVHPDTAARSGLADGDWARVISRRGETAARVRRVASMRPDTVFLPFHFPGAQRANLLTNPALDPASRMPEFKVCAVRLSPKDGAA, encoded by the coding sequence ATGAGCCTGTCCGGCACGACCGTCGCACCACGCGAGTTCCCCGCCAACGGCGGCGGCCTGTGCCAGAAGGGCTGGACCGCGGGCAGCCTGCTCACCACCCCGCAACGGCTGACCACGCCGCTGGTGCGGTCCGGTGCGGAGCTGGTGCCCGCGACCTGGGACGAGGCGCTCGACCTCGTTGCCCGCCGGATCACCGAGATCCAGGCCGGGCACGGCCGCGACGCGATCGCCGTGTTCGGCGGCGGTGGGCTGACCAACGAGAAGAGCTACCTGCTGGGCAAGTTCGCGCGGGTCGCGCTCGGCACCTCGCAGGTCGACTACAACGGCCGGTTCTGCATGTCGTCCGCGGCGGCGGCCGGCACCAAGGCGTTCGGCCTCGATCGCGGCCTGCCGTTCCCGTTGACCGACATCGGTGACGCCGACGCCGTCCTGCTGATCGGGTCGAACCCGGCCGAGACGATGCCGCCGTTCATGCAGCACCTGCGCAAGGCGATCGACGCCGGCGGGCTGGTCGTGGTCGACCCGCGCCGCACGCCCACCGCGGAGCAGGCGAGCCTGCACCTGGCGCCCGCGCCGGGCACCGATCTCGCGCTGGCGCTGGGCATCCTGCACGCGCTCGTCGCCGAGAACCTGGTCGACCGCGACTACGTGGCGCGGCGCACCCGCGGTTTCGAGGCGGTGTGGCGGATCGCGGTGCGCTGGTGGCCGGAGCGCGTCGAGCGGATCACCGGGGTCGCCGCCGCCGACCAGCGTCGCGTCGCCTCGCTGCTGGCCACCGCCCGCAACGCCTACGTCCTCACCGCGCGCGGCACCGAGCAGCACGCGAGCGGGTCGGACACCGTCAGCGCGTGGATCAACCTGGCGCTCGCGCTCGGCCTGCCCGGCCGCGCGGGCTCCGGCTACGGCTGCCTCACCGGGCAGGGCAACGGCCAGGGCGGGCGCGAGCACGGGCAGAAGGCCGACCAGCTGCCCGGGTACCGCAGGATCGACGACCCGGCGGCCCGCGAGCACGTGGCGCGGGTGTGGGGTGTCGATCCCGCGTCGCTGCCCGGACCGGGGCGTTCGGCCTACGAACTCCTCGACGCGCTGGGCACCGCAACCGGCCCGAAGGCGATGCTCGTCTTCGGCAGCAACGTCGTGGTCTCGGCCCCGCGGTCGGCGCACGTCGTGCAGCGGCTGCGCAGCCTGGACCTCCTCGTCGTCGCTGACTTCGTGCTGTCCGAGACCGCCGCGATGGCCGACGTCGTGCTGCCGGTCACCCAGTGGGCCGAGGAGAGCGGCACGATGACCAACCTGGAGGGCCGCGTTCTCCTGCGGCAGAAGGCGATCGACCCGCCGGACGGGGTGCGCACCGACCTGGAAGTCCTCAGTGGACTGGCGCGGCGGCTCGGCCAGCCCGCGCAGCGGTTCCCGGTCCGGGCCGAAGCCGTGTTCGCCGAGCTGCGCGAGGCGTCGCGGGGCGGGCTCGCGGACTACTCCGGCGTCACCTACGACCGCCTGCGCGACGGCGAGGCCCTGCACTGGCCGGTGCCGGGCACCGATCACCCCGGCACGCCGCGGATGTTCCTGGACTCCTTCGCCCACCCGGACGGCCGCGCCCGGTTCGTCCCCGTCGAGCACCGCGGCCCGGCCGAGCCCGTCGACGACGAGTTCCCGCTGATCGCGACCACTGGCCGGGTCCTGCAGCACTACCAGTCCGGCGCCCAGACGCGGCGGATCGCGGAGCTGAGCGAGGCCGTGCCGGAGGTCTACGTGGAGGTGCACCCGGACACCGCGGCGCGGTCCGGGCTGGCCGACGGTGACTGGGCCCGCGTGATCTCCCGGCGCGGCGAGACCGCCGCGCGGGTGCGCCGCGTCGCCTCGATGCGACCGGACACCGTGTTCCTGCCGTTCCACTTCCCCGGCGCGCAGCGGGCGAACCTGTTGACCAACCCGGCCCTGGACCCGGCGAGCCGCATGCCCGAGTTCAAGGTGTGCGCGGTCCGCCTGTCGCCGAAGGACGGTGCGGCATGA
- a CDS encoding TIGR02569 family protein, which yields MRAGPRAAQAPPAAVLLAFGLQHTTPQPLPGGRAYRCGEAVLTLVQDRPRTAWLADTLHQLDVPDLRIARPLRSRDGRWIVAGWSARHYLPGTPEHRHDETMLAALKLAHALHGLPRPKHLAARTDPDALADRIAWGEATVPVDEAKGGRWFEVLAVARRPVRLPDQVVPGDLFGAVLFDEDAPPGIVDFDPFHRPAEWGAAVVAVDAVAWGGAAPGFLERWSHLPEWPQLLLRAVLFRLAGNALSPRATAASLDGLRAAAAAVSEIL from the coding sequence GTGCGTGCCGGTCCGAGAGCAGCCCAGGCGCCGCCGGCGGCTGTGCTCCTGGCGTTCGGGCTCCAGCACACCACCCCGCAACCGTTGCCGGGCGGCCGGGCGTACCGCTGCGGCGAGGCGGTGCTGACCCTGGTGCAGGACCGGCCGAGGACGGCGTGGCTGGCGGACACCCTGCACCAGCTGGACGTGCCGGACCTGCGCATCGCCCGCCCGCTGCGCTCCCGGGACGGGCGCTGGATCGTCGCCGGGTGGTCGGCCCGGCACTACCTGCCCGGCACGCCGGAGCACCGGCACGACGAGACCATGCTCGCCGCGCTCAAGCTCGCCCACGCGCTGCACGGCCTGCCCCGCCCGAAACACCTCGCGGCCAGGACCGATCCGGACGCGCTGGCCGACCGCATCGCCTGGGGCGAGGCCACCGTGCCGGTCGACGAGGCCAAGGGTGGCCGCTGGTTCGAGGTGCTCGCGGTGGCGCGAAGACCCGTGCGGCTGCCGGACCAGGTCGTGCCGGGCGACCTGTTCGGCGCCGTCCTCTTCGACGAAGACGCCCCGCCCGGCATCGTCGACTTCGACCCGTTCCACCGGCCCGCGGAGTGGGGTGCCGCGGTGGTCGCCGTGGACGCGGTCGCCTGGGGCGGCGCGGCGCCCGGCTTCCTCGAGCGCTGGTCGCACCTGCCGGAATGGCCCCAGCTCCTGTTGCGCGCCGTGCTGTTCCGCCTGGCCGGCAATGCGCTCAGCCCGCGCGCCACCGCCGCCTCCCTGGACGGTCTGCGCGCCGCCGCGGCCGCGGTCAGCGAAATCCTGTAA
- the moeZ gene encoding adenylyltransferase/sulfurtransferase MoeZ: MAGTLPPLVEPAAELTKEEVARYSRHLIIPDVGMDGQKRLKNAKVLVIGAGGLGSPALLYLAAAGVGTLGVIDFDVVDESNLQRQVIHGQSDIGKPKAVSAKESIAEINPFVDVILHTEQLTTANALDVFRGYDLILDGTDNFATRYLVNDAAVLLGKPYVWGSIFRFEGQVSVFWEDAPNGQGLNYRDLYPEPPPPGMVPSCAEGGVLGVLCASIGSIMVTEAIKLITGIGEPLLGRLISYDALEMRYREVKIRKDPETPKITELIDYEAFCGVVSDEAQQAASGSTITPAELKAKFDAGEDFELIDVREPHEYEIVNIKGAKLIPKDRILSGEALAELPQDKPIVLHCKSGARSAEALAALHRAGFKDATHLGGGVLAWAAQIDKSLPTY, translated from the coding sequence ATGGCAGGGACGCTGCCGCCGCTCGTGGAGCCGGCGGCCGAACTCACCAAGGAAGAGGTGGCCCGCTACAGTCGGCACCTGATCATCCCGGATGTCGGGATGGACGGGCAGAAGCGGCTGAAGAACGCGAAGGTCCTGGTGATCGGCGCGGGCGGTCTCGGCAGCCCGGCGCTGCTCTACCTCGCCGCCGCCGGTGTCGGCACGCTCGGGGTCATCGACTTCGACGTCGTCGACGAGTCCAACCTGCAGCGCCAGGTCATCCACGGCCAGTCCGACATCGGCAAGCCCAAGGCCGTCTCGGCCAAGGAGTCGATCGCCGAGATCAACCCGTTCGTCGACGTCATCCTGCACACCGAGCAGCTGACCACGGCGAACGCCCTGGACGTCTTCCGCGGGTACGACCTGATCCTGGACGGCACGGACAACTTCGCGACGCGCTACCTGGTCAACGACGCCGCGGTGCTGCTCGGCAAGCCGTACGTGTGGGGCTCGATCTTCCGGTTCGAGGGCCAGGTCAGCGTGTTCTGGGAGGACGCGCCCAACGGCCAGGGCCTCAACTACCGCGACCTCTACCCGGAGCCGCCGCCTCCCGGCATGGTCCCGTCGTGCGCCGAGGGTGGCGTCCTGGGCGTGCTGTGCGCCTCGATCGGCTCGATCATGGTGACCGAGGCGATCAAGCTGATCACCGGTATCGGTGAGCCGCTGCTCGGCCGCCTGATCAGCTACGACGCGCTGGAGATGCGCTACCGCGAGGTCAAGATCCGCAAGGACCCGGAGACGCCGAAGATCACCGAGCTGATCGACTACGAGGCGTTCTGCGGTGTCGTGTCGGACGAGGCGCAGCAGGCGGCGTCGGGGAGCACCATCACCCCGGCCGAGCTGAAGGCCAAGTTCGACGCGGGCGAGGACTTCGAGCTGATCGACGTCCGCGAGCCGCACGAGTACGAGATCGTGAACATCAAGGGCGCCAAGCTGATCCCGAAGGACCGCATCCTGTCCGGTGAGGCGCTGGCCGAGCTGCCGCAGGACAAGCCGATCGTGCTGCACTGCAAGTCCGGTGCCCGGTCGGCGGAGGCGCTGGCGGCCCTGCACCGGGCCGGGTTCAAGGACGCCACCCACCTCGGTGGCGGCGTGCTGGCCTGGGCCGCGCAGATCGACAAGAGCCTGCCGACGTACTGA
- a CDS encoding DUF3152 domain-containing protein translates to MQAEPLAAQWRPPQAQLEQDPEEARKARRRQGRVGRLVGAYGWRVYALPVLLVITVLVAFNTATAPAPTETGASQNGGAGQGGDGTLAEQPAAPRDLNIPTAELPTGGDFTRSAAMAYHVVPVPNDGVSGKEAGSGGTVYHYTIEVENGIDPSSYAGDDAFASAVERTLSDVRSWIGTGKVKLQRVGADYGDIDFRVSLTTPETAKRPDVCGFSIPFPTSCYSRTFGHRVVINLARWVRGALAFTDLGLYRQYAINHEVGHALGKSHVGCQQNGALAPVMMQQTFGVSNNYVAQLNAVDQYNSKAVPADGKTCVPNAWPVLQFGDTAPAG, encoded by the coding sequence GTGCAGGCCGAGCCGCTCGCGGCGCAGTGGCGGCCGCCCCAGGCGCAGCTCGAACAGGACCCGGAGGAAGCGCGCAAGGCGCGGCGCCGCCAGGGCCGGGTGGGCCGTCTCGTCGGCGCCTACGGCTGGCGGGTCTACGCGCTCCCGGTCCTCCTCGTGATCACCGTCCTGGTGGCGTTCAACACCGCCACCGCACCCGCCCCGACGGAGACGGGCGCGTCGCAGAACGGTGGGGCCGGCCAGGGCGGTGACGGCACCCTGGCGGAACAGCCCGCCGCGCCGCGTGACCTGAACATCCCCACGGCCGAGCTGCCGACCGGTGGTGATTTCACGCGGAGCGCCGCCATGGCCTACCACGTCGTCCCGGTGCCGAACGACGGCGTCAGCGGCAAGGAGGCGGGCAGCGGCGGGACGGTCTACCACTACACGATCGAGGTGGAAAACGGCATCGACCCGTCCAGCTACGCCGGGGACGACGCCTTCGCCAGCGCGGTCGAGCGGACGCTGTCCGACGTGCGCAGCTGGATCGGCACCGGCAAGGTCAAGCTGCAACGGGTGGGGGCGGACTACGGGGACATCGATTTCCGCGTGAGCCTCACCACTCCCGAGACGGCGAAGCGGCCGGATGTGTGCGGGTTCAGCATCCCGTTCCCGACCTCGTGCTACTCCCGCACGTTCGGCCACCGGGTGGTGATCAACCTCGCCCGGTGGGTCCGCGGTGCGCTCGCGTTCACCGACCTCGGCCTGTACCGGCAGTACGCGATCAACCACGAGGTCGGCCACGCGCTGGGCAAATCGCACGTCGGCTGCCAGCAGAACGGCGCGCTGGCACCGGTGATGATGCAGCAGACCTTCGGCGTGTCGAACAACTACGTGGCCCAGCTGAACGCGGTCGACCAGTACAACTCCAAGGCCGTGCCGGCCGACGGCAAAACCTGCGTGCCGAACGCCTGGCCCGTCCTCCAATTCGGCGACACCGCCCCCGCCGGCTAG
- a CDS encoding alpha/beta fold hydrolase — protein sequence MTGTVPASRPAPDSGAGREPLTRVPLSTRELPELDPRLPPWPGVTEQVGGVSLHVRRTPGAPDETAVYVHGLGGSSTNWTDLAALLAPVAGGVAIDLPGFGFSEPERAFDFSLDAHAEVLARFVRGLGTGPVHLLGNSMGGAVALLVAARHPDLVRTLTLVSPAMPDRRPDPRRLSDPLMALAYLPLLGRRARRKLAAYTAYERAKMVIKLCFADPDAFPEHRMAELVEEHTARAEQAWANAAMSRSTFGIFRTWFARGAASLWRVAPNVRVPTLVVWGTEDKVISVRRAARTAKVIPRARLLVLPRTGHVAQMERPVVVAKAVLGMWEAVAAGSW from the coding sequence ATGACCGGCACCGTCCCGGCTTCCCGGCCCGCCCCGGACTCCGGAGCGGGCCGCGAGCCACTCACCCGGGTACCGCTGTCCACTCGGGAGCTGCCCGAACTGGACCCGCGACTGCCACCGTGGCCGGGCGTCACCGAGCAGGTCGGCGGGGTTTCCCTGCACGTGCGCCGCACGCCCGGCGCGCCGGACGAGACCGCCGTCTACGTGCACGGGCTCGGCGGGTCGTCGACGAACTGGACCGACCTGGCCGCGCTGCTCGCGCCGGTGGCCGGGGGAGTGGCGATCGACCTGCCCGGGTTCGGGTTCTCGGAGCCGGAACGCGCCTTCGACTTCAGCCTCGACGCGCACGCCGAGGTGCTCGCCAGGTTCGTGCGGGGCCTGGGCACCGGGCCGGTGCACCTGCTGGGCAACTCGATGGGCGGCGCGGTGGCGCTGCTGGTGGCGGCCCGGCACCCGGACCTGGTGCGGACGCTCACCCTGGTCTCGCCGGCCATGCCGGACCGGCGGCCGGATCCGCGCCGGCTGTCCGATCCGCTGATGGCGCTGGCCTACCTGCCGCTGCTGGGACGGCGAGCGCGCCGCAAGCTCGCCGCCTACACCGCGTACGAGCGGGCGAAGATGGTCATCAAGCTGTGCTTCGCCGACCCGGACGCGTTCCCCGAGCACCGGATGGCCGAGCTGGTCGAGGAGCACACCGCGCGGGCCGAGCAGGCGTGGGCGAACGCCGCGATGTCGCGCAGCACGTTCGGCATCTTCCGGACCTGGTTCGCGCGTGGCGCGGCGTCGTTGTGGCGGGTCGCGCCGAACGTGCGGGTGCCGACGCTCGTGGTGTGGGGCACGGAGGACAAGGTGATCTCGGTGCGCCGGGCCGCCCGGACCGCGAAGGTGATCCCGCGGGCCCGGCTGCTCGTGCTGCCGCGGACCGGTCACGTGGCACAAATGGAACGCCCGGTTGTCGTAGCGAAGGCTGTTCTGGGTATGTGGGAAGCGGTCGCCGCCGGATCGTGGTAG
- a CDS encoding TetR/AcrR family transcriptional regulator, giving the protein MTETAAAQQRGVRLPRTERRAQLLAAAQRVFAANGYHAAAMDEIAEQAGVSKPVLYQHFPGKLDLYTALLENHVDELVARVGAALASTTDNKLRVQAAVGAFFDFVANETGAFRMIFESDLRGEPVVQEAVDRATTECINAITDTITSDAGLDEGRARLLAVGLVGLSQVSARFWLAHHSTMSREEAVSLTATLAWRGIGGGFPLQHAPGEA; this is encoded by the coding sequence ATGACGGAGACTGCGGCGGCGCAACAGCGGGGCGTACGACTGCCCCGTACGGAACGGCGGGCGCAGCTTCTGGCTGCGGCACAACGGGTCTTCGCGGCCAACGGCTACCACGCGGCGGCGATGGACGAGATCGCCGAGCAGGCCGGCGTCAGCAAGCCTGTGCTGTACCAGCACTTCCCCGGCAAGCTCGACCTCTACACCGCGCTGCTGGAGAACCACGTCGACGAGCTGGTCGCGCGTGTCGGCGCGGCGCTCGCCTCGACCACCGACAACAAGCTGCGCGTGCAGGCCGCCGTCGGCGCGTTCTTCGACTTCGTCGCCAACGAGACCGGCGCCTTCCGGATGATCTTCGAATCCGACCTGCGGGGCGAGCCGGTCGTGCAGGAGGCGGTCGACCGCGCCACCACCGAGTGCATCAACGCGATCACCGACACCATCACGTCCGACGCCGGCCTGGACGAGGGCCGGGCGCGCCTGCTCGCGGTCGGCCTGGTCGGGCTCAGCCAGGTCAGCGCCCGGTTCTGGCTGGCGCACCACAGCACCATGAGCCGCGAGGAGGCGGTGTCGCTGACCGCGACGCTCGCCTGGCGCGGCATCGGCGGTGGTTTCCCCCTCCAGCACGCACCGGGCGAGGCGTGA
- a CDS encoding alpha/beta fold hydrolase, with the protein MTATVRPRGTDRRFTTSDGTALHVELSGPRDAAATLVLVHAWTQDHREWEPVLPLLPSGVQVLRYDHRGHGLSEPARPGTATVAQLADDLAELIGELAPAGRLVLAGHSMGGMTVMALAERHPDLVAARAGGVAFIATSCCDMDRLTLGLNGAAGRIAMRVDKSFGRMLTRYGKDHLPIPAPLARPSVKWLAFGKKARRADVRAMTDQFLRAHPRSVGGFRDSMSDHDRRVALKNLRGTPTVVMVGDRDRITPVHHARVIAEELPEAEFVLLPGAGHELTYERTREVAARLNRLLGS; encoded by the coding sequence ATGACGGCGACGGTCCGGCCGCGGGGGACGGACCGTCGCTTCACCACCAGCGACGGCACCGCACTCCACGTCGAGCTGTCCGGGCCGCGCGACGCCGCGGCCACCCTGGTCCTGGTGCACGCCTGGACCCAGGACCACCGCGAATGGGAGCCGGTGCTGCCGCTGCTGCCGTCCGGTGTCCAGGTGCTGCGCTACGACCACCGCGGGCACGGGCTGAGCGAGCCGGCGCGGCCCGGAACGGCCACCGTGGCGCAGCTGGCCGACGACCTCGCCGAGCTGATCGGCGAGCTGGCGCCGGCGGGCAGGCTCGTCCTGGCCGGGCACTCGATGGGCGGGATGACCGTGATGGCACTGGCCGAACGGCACCCGGACCTGGTCGCCGCGCGGGCCGGCGGCGTCGCGTTCATCGCGACCTCGTGCTGCGACATGGACCGGCTCACCCTGGGCCTGAACGGCGCTGCGGGCCGGATCGCGATGCGGGTCGACAAGTCCTTCGGCCGGATGCTGACCAGGTACGGCAAGGATCACCTGCCGATCCCGGCGCCGCTGGCCCGGCCGTCGGTGAAGTGGCTGGCGTTCGGCAAGAAGGCCCGCCGCGCGGACGTGCGGGCGATGACGGACCAGTTCCTGCGGGCGCACCCGCGCAGCGTGGGCGGGTTCCGCGACTCGATGTCCGACCACGACCGGCGCGTCGCACTGAAGAACCTGCGCGGCACCCCGACCGTGGTGATGGTCGGCGACCGGGACCGGATCACGCCGGTGCACCACGCGCGGGTCATCGCCGAGGAGCTGCCCGAGGCGGAGTTCGTGCTGCTCCCCGGCGCCGGCCACGAGCTGACCTACGAGCGGACCCGCGAGGTCGCCGCGCGCCTGAACCGCCTGCTCGGGTCCTAG
- a CDS encoding AurF N-oxygenase family protein: MTRTLDDHGREKTADRLLKSSAGKFYDPEVDIDWSAPLAEGKPFQLEHRSSLYGTQLWDRLSDEQRLELGRHELASIASNGIFFEVLLMQLLLKEVYNSDPTRKHVQYALTEIADECRHSTMFARSVETVGAPAYGPVKIVHRLGKLLPFIGYGPALYGSILVAEEILDRIQRESMADENIQPLVRMVNRIHVLEEARHVTFAREEVTRGMAGLGKAELFYQRWLIAVVSFAITRSLINPRVYRAIGLDAREAWQTAMANPHWHETLRWSGERIMAFLDDAGLVGQPGTYWWRKSFLLGAR, encoded by the coding sequence ATGACGCGCACGCTGGACGACCACGGCCGTGAGAAGACCGCCGACCGATTGCTCAAGTCCTCCGCCGGCAAGTTCTACGACCCGGAGGTGGACATCGACTGGTCCGCCCCGCTGGCCGAAGGCAAACCCTTCCAGCTGGAGCACCGCAGCTCGCTGTACGGCACGCAGCTGTGGGACCGGCTCAGCGACGAGCAGCGGCTCGAGCTGGGCAGGCACGAGCTCGCCAGCATCGCCAGCAACGGCATCTTCTTCGAGGTGCTGCTGATGCAGCTGCTGCTCAAGGAGGTCTACAACTCCGACCCCACCCGCAAGCACGTGCAGTACGCGCTCACCGAGATCGCCGACGAGTGCCGCCACTCCACGATGTTCGCGCGCTCGGTGGAAACCGTCGGCGCCCCCGCCTACGGGCCGGTGAAGATCGTGCACCGGCTGGGCAAGCTGCTGCCGTTCATCGGCTACGGCCCCGCGCTGTACGGCTCGATCCTGGTCGCCGAGGAGATCCTGGACCGCATCCAGCGGGAGAGCATGGCGGACGAGAACATCCAGCCGCTGGTGCGCATGGTCAACCGCATCCACGTGCTGGAAGAGGCGCGGCACGTCACGTTCGCCCGCGAGGAGGTCACCCGCGGGATGGCCGGTCTCGGCAAGGCCGAGCTGTTCTACCAGCGCTGGCTCATCGCCGTGGTCAGCTTCGCGATCACCCGCAGCCTGATCAACCCGCGTGTCTACCGCGCCATCGGGCTCGACGCGCGCGAGGCGTGGCAGACCGCGATGGCCAACCCGCACTGGCACGAGACGCTGCGCTGGTCCGGCGAGCGCATCATGGCGTTCCTGGACGACGCCGGGCTGGTCGGTCAGCCCGGGACCTACTGGTGGCGCAAGTCCTTCCTGCTGGGGGCGCGATGA
- a CDS encoding TetR/AcrR family transcriptional regulator codes for MGCVTDHVKRGGKHPTAGEPATGDARRDRWRKHRVERRAEFVEAALTALAEHGPDLAMDDVAVAAGVTKPVLYRHFADKADLYDALGQRGTELLFSRLVPAINAELAPVPRIRMALDAFFTVIEEHPNLYRLLVRGSFAGKPADADVVAEDKELIATALTALLGDYMRMFNMDSGAAEPWAYGIVGMVQNTGEWWLDRRSMSRDSVVEYLTQIIWAAIDGLARQHGVTIDPNKPLEENKIVQLGRVHPKEETDVG; via the coding sequence ATGGGGTGTGTGACGGATCATGTCAAGCGCGGCGGCAAGCACCCGACGGCCGGCGAACCGGCGACCGGTGACGCGCGGCGGGACCGGTGGCGCAAGCACCGGGTGGAGCGGCGCGCCGAGTTCGTCGAGGCCGCGCTGACGGCCCTCGCCGAGCACGGGCCGGACCTGGCGATGGACGACGTCGCCGTCGCGGCCGGCGTGACCAAACCGGTGCTGTACCGGCACTTCGCGGACAAGGCCGACCTGTACGACGCGCTCGGGCAGCGCGGCACCGAGCTGCTGTTCTCGCGCCTGGTGCCGGCGATCAACGCCGAGCTGGCGCCGGTGCCGCGGATCCGCATGGCGCTGGACGCGTTCTTCACCGTCATCGAGGAGCACCCGAACCTGTACCGGCTGCTGGTGCGCGGGTCGTTCGCGGGCAAGCCGGCCGACGCCGACGTGGTGGCCGAGGACAAGGAACTGATCGCCACCGCGCTGACCGCCCTGCTCGGCGACTACATGCGAATGTTCAACATGGACTCCGGTGCGGCCGAGCCGTGGGCCTACGGGATCGTCGGGATGGTGCAGAACACCGGCGAGTGGTGGCTGGACCGCCGGTCGATGAGCCGGGACAGCGTCGTGGAGTACCTGACGCAGATCATCTGGGCCGCCATCGACGGGCTCGCCCGTCAGCACGGGGTCACGATCGACCCGAACAAGCCGCTGGAGGAGAACAAGATCGTCCAGCTCGGACGGGTGCACCCGAAGGAGGAGACGGATGTCGGCTGA
- a CDS encoding DUF4873 domain-containing protein, protein MSADHAEGTEDADGYTGPATVVVDGTEIDVEVELRGHFQPIDGYYRWYGRIAPNTSLDAVCGGRKKKGEIRTPDGAATGELSDPDPWGRYRILGTSTPPFTVPKTLAQLADQ, encoded by the coding sequence ATGTCGGCTGACCACGCTGAGGGCACTGAGGACGCTGACGGCTACACCGGCCCGGCGACCGTGGTGGTCGACGGCACCGAAATCGACGTCGAGGTGGAGCTGCGCGGCCACTTCCAGCCCATCGACGGCTACTACCGTTGGTACGGCCGGATCGCGCCGAACACCTCGCTGGACGCGGTGTGCGGCGGCCGGAAGAAGAAGGGCGAGATCCGCACCCCGGACGGCGCCGCGACCGGCGAGCTGTCGGATCCCGACCCGTGGGGCCGCTACCGCATCCTCGGCACGAGCACGCCACCGTTCACGGTGCCGAAAACCCTCGCCCAGCTGGCTGATCAGTGA
- a CDS encoding DUF3107 domain-containing protein → MEVKIGIKDTPRELVVSSGQSAEEVEKLVADALKTADGLFSLTDDKGRKFLVPSDRIAYVEIAPSDVRRVGFAVGS, encoded by the coding sequence GTGGAGGTCAAGATCGGCATCAAGGACACCCCGCGTGAGCTGGTGGTGTCCAGTGGCCAGTCCGCCGAGGAGGTCGAGAAGCTGGTCGCCGACGCGCTGAAGACCGCGGACGGCCTGTTCAGCCTCACCGACGACAAGGGCCGGAAGTTCCTGGTCCCGTCGGACCGGATCGCTTACGTCGAGATCGCACCCTCGGACGTGCGCCGGGTGGGGTTCGCGGTCGGTTCCTGA
- a CDS encoding ferritin-like fold-containing protein: MTREISEGVVDLLGVIAYGELSAFDRMAEDARKAPTLAGRAALSSMAAAEIGHYEMLAKFLADHGRRVEDAMAPFVARFDAWHASTAPRSWLESLVKAYVGDGLAADLYREVGSWLDPETKDLVLTVLADTGHSAFAEREVAAGIQADPKTRDKLALWGRRLLGEALTQAQYVVAERDPLAELIVSSSGDLSGIAGLFRRLQQGHTKRMQVLGLG; encoded by the coding sequence GTGACACGAGAGATCAGCGAAGGCGTCGTCGACCTGCTCGGGGTCATCGCCTACGGCGAATTGTCCGCGTTCGACCGGATGGCGGAGGACGCGCGCAAGGCTCCCACCCTGGCCGGGCGTGCCGCGTTGTCGTCGATGGCGGCCGCCGAGATCGGGCACTACGAGATGCTCGCGAAGTTCCTCGCCGACCACGGTCGGCGGGTCGAGGACGCGATGGCGCCGTTCGTGGCCCGGTTCGACGCCTGGCACGCCTCCACCGCACCCAGGTCGTGGCTGGAATCGCTGGTCAAGGCGTACGTCGGGGACGGGCTGGCGGCGGACCTCTACCGGGAGGTCGGCAGCTGGCTGGACCCGGAGACCAAGGACCTCGTGCTCACCGTGCTGGCCGACACCGGGCACTCGGCCTTCGCCGAGCGCGAGGTCGCGGCCGGCATCCAGGCCGATCCGAAGACGCGGGACAAGCTGGCCCTGTGGGGGCGGCGGCTGCTCGGCGAGGCGCTCACCCAGGCGCAGTACGTGGTGGCCGAGCGGGACCCGCTGGCCGAGCTGATCGTGTCCTCCTCGGGCGACCTGTCGGGAATCGCGGGGCTGTTCCGCCGGTTGCAGCAGGGGCACACCAAACGGATGCAGGTGCTCGGGCTGGGCTAG